In the genome of Lynx canadensis isolate LIC74 chromosome F1, mLynCan4.pri.v2, whole genome shotgun sequence, one region contains:
- the LOC115505183 gene encoding LOW QUALITY PROTEIN: vesicle transport protein GOT1B-like (The sequence of the model RefSeq protein was modified relative to this genomic sequence to represent the inferred CDS: deleted 2 bases in 2 codons), with protein sequence MISLPDTQRIGVGLTGYGVFFLFFGMILLFDKALLAIGNVLFVTSLAFAIGLQRTFRVFFQKHNMKATGFFLGGIFVVLVGWPFVGMIFEIYDFFLVFRGFFPLVIGFIRRVPVLGFLLNLHGIRSFVDKVGESNNMVERQVNWGFI encoded by the exons ATGATCTCCTTACCGGACACCCAGAGAATTGGAGTGGGATTAACAGGATATGGagtatttttcctgttctttggaATGATTCTCTTATTTGACAAAGCACTACTGGCtattggaaatgttttatttgtgaCTAGCTTGGCTTTTGCAATTGGTTTACAAAGAACATTCAGAGTCTTCTTCCAAAAACATAACATGAAAGCTACAGGATTTTTCCTGGGTGGTATATTTGTTGTCCTTGTTGGTTGGCCCTTC GTAGGCATgatctttgaaatttat gatttttttcttgttttcagggGCTTCTTTCCTTTGGTCATTGGCTTTATTAGAAGAGTGCCAGTCCTTGGGTTCCTCTTGAATTTACATGGAATTAGATCATTTGTTGATAAAGTTGGAGAAAGCAACAATATGGTAGAAAGACAAGTGAATTGgggattcatttaa